CCGCCGGCGCCGCTTCCCGCGACGTCAGAGGCGCTGCCCGCCACGCCGGAAGCGCTGCCGGCTACGTCACCCCCGGCGCCGGCGACGTCACCGGCAGCGCCGGCCGCGTCACCGCCGCCCCCGGTGACGTCAcaggcggccccgcccccccgagAGGCGTCGCCTCCCCCCCGCCAGGAGGCGCCGTCGCCCCCgtcgcggggggcggggccggcgggggcggggccagcgggGGCGGGGCCGTCGGGCGGCATCCCCCCCTGCCGCCGGCGCCGGCGCAGCGCCGACGCGCTGATCCGGCAGAgccgcgggcccggcccggcgcacAAGGtgctgcgggcgctgccggggcggcTGCTGACGGTGCTGGAGCCGCCGcgcgccccccccgcctccccgccgcccccccacaagcggcgccgcggccgcccccccAAACGCCGCCCCCAACGCCGGCGGCgccagcggcagcagcggcggctCCAGCGCAGCGGGCGGCCCACGCGGGGCCGGCGCAGCACGGGGAGCCCGCCCGGCGGCGGCACGGCGACGCCAGCGGCAGCGGCCGGCGCCCCCCCGCCGAGCCCCGGGAagcggcgccggggccgcccccccaAGCGGCCGTCCCCCTCGCCGCCCCCCGGCGCGcgccgcccctccccgccgccgccggcccgcggcacccgccgccgcccccgctccccgctgcGCCCCCCCCTGGAGCGCGAGCCCGGGAGGCGCCGGCGGCGCCGCCCAACCCCCAACCCgggcggcgggggaggggccgggggggcggcttCGCCCCACCCCCCCCCGGCCAAGCGGAGgaggcggggcgcggggggaggGGCGCCGCGCCCCCCCGTGAACCGGCGGCAGCAGCCGCCCCGGCGCTGCGCCAGCGCCGCCCCCCACGAGCCGCCCGCCGCCAGGGGCCGCAAGGCCAAGAcgtgacccccccacccccccccccccaacccccgccccccgcgctgGCAAGATGGCCGCCGGCCGGAGGGCAAGATGGCCGCCCGCTGGGCGGTGAAGCGGCCGGTCAGGTGACCCCGAGGCGGCCAATGGGGCGGGCGGGAGGAGTCCAAAATGGCCGCTGGCCACGCCCACAAGATGGCGGCGCCAAGATGGCGGCCACCTAGGACAGGCGGCCATCGTGGGCTGGCGGCCATCTTGAGTTGGCGGCCATCTTGACTTGGCGGCCATCTTGGGCTGGCGGCCATCTTGGACTGGCGGCCATCTTGACTTGGCGGCCATGTTGATTTGGTGGCCATGTTGATTTGGTGGCCATCTTGGACTGGCGGCCATCTTGGGCTGGCGGCCATCTTGGACTGGCGGCCATGTTGATTTGGCGGCCATGTTGATTTGGTGGCCATCTTGGGCTGGCGGCCATCTTGACTTGGCAGCCATCTTGGACCGGCGGCCATATTGATTTGGCGGCCATCTTGATGTGGCGGCCATATTGATTTGGCGGCCATATTGATTTGGTGGCCATCTTGGACCGGCGGCCATCTTGATTTGGCGGCCATCTTGATTTGGAGGCCATCTTGATTTGGCGGCCATATTGATTTGGCGGCCATCTTGGACTGGCGGCCATCTTGGACTGGTGGCCACCTTGATTTGACGGCCATCTTGAACTGCCAGCCATATTGATTTGGCGGCCATCTTGATCCAGCGGCCATCTTGTCTCCATCGGATGCCGGAAGCGGCGGCCATCTTGGCCCTGACCAGTATGGGAACGAGCGGCCATCTTGACTCCGGCAGCCATCTTGATTCCGGCGGCCATCGCGACTCCGGCGGCCATCTTGACCTGGGTGGCCGTGGCGGCCATCTTGCCCCACACGGAGATAGAGC
The nucleotide sequence above comes from Caloenas nicobarica isolate bCalNic1 unplaced genomic scaffold, bCalNic1.hap1 Scaffold_436, whole genome shotgun sequence. Encoded proteins:
- the LOC136002828 gene encoding LOW QUALITY PROTEIN: basic proline-rich protein-like (The sequence of the model RefSeq protein was modified relative to this genomic sequence to represent the inferred CDS: deleted 1 base in 1 codon); its protein translation is TGTATGTTTATGTGDAQGEEDEDPAATRRTHILEQALCGAEDPEDIRAASQAQAERVAAMAEFSESLSPEDERGGPEPEEELSKAEQEIAALVEQLTPIERYAMNFLEASLEDVSREELKLAEEQVAAARKDIDQARGGGGRFRLRPPQDDEEPAPPPPGGGAAAAAAAAPDVPSGDGGGAAPPRGEGPATTPPGGPRRPRRARGGPPRPLPPGRAPASANGCGRRERGGADPPKITRRGPPQRGRPPPRPPRGRRRRAGGTFRGGQRVPGGIRAAADHVRAVADYVGAAADHVRGAAGAVAGASRDAGTAPRDAAGAAGAASRDVRGAARHAGSAAGYVTPGAGDVTGSAGRVTAAPGDVTGGPAPPRGVASPPPGGAVAPVAGGGAGGGGASGGGAVGRHPPLPPAPAQRRRADPAEPRARPGAQGAAGAAGAAADGAGAAARPPRLPAAPPQAAPRPPPQTPPPTPAAPAAAAAAPAQRAAHAGPAQHGEPARRRHGDASGSGRRPPAEPREAAPGPPPQAAVPLAAPRRAPPLPAAAGPRHPPPPPLPAAPPPGARAREAPAAPPNPQPGRRGRGRGGGFAPPPPGQAEEAGRGGRGAAPPREPAAAAAPALRQRRPPRAARRQGPQGQDVTPPPPPPQPPPPALARWPPAGGQDGRPLGGEAAGQVTPRRPMGRAGGVQNGRWPRPQDGGAKMAAT